One segment of Alnus glutinosa chromosome 2, dhAlnGlut1.1, whole genome shotgun sequence DNA contains the following:
- the LOC133859421 gene encoding probable inactive receptor kinase At5g16590 — translation MKGVQLLQLLFVVSICFGVSSGGAFDLASDRAALLALRGAVKGRLLLWNLTDATPCNWTGVTCLEERVTELRLPGTGLAGPLPLGIGNLTQLTTLSLRTNALTGRIPPDFANLALLQNLFLQNNSFSGEIPGFMYDMKSLMRLILANNNFSGEISPRINNLTKLGTLFLESNNLTGSIPDIDIGPLAQFNVSFNRLTGPVPKRLSVQPTTAFKGNSLCGKPLQACPGSRNKLSGGAIAGIVIGSFVGFALFVVVLIVLCQRKSRGKSDSKDLAAAKRGEVENPREKSLVESESTSASAEYSKGSVRNGASKSLVFFANVGKEFDLEDLLRASAEVLGKGTFGTAYKATLESGMTVVVKRLKEVTVSEKEFRERIDEIGRMVHVNLVPLRAYYYSREERLLVYDCLPLGSLSALLHGNRGSGRTPFNWETRSSIALGAARAIAFLHSHGPTISHGNIKSSNILLTRSYEACVSDFGLVRIALPTYTPNRIDGYRAPEVRDARKVSQKADVYSFGVLLLELLTGKPPTHALLSEEGVDLPRWVQSVVREEWTSEVFDIELLRYQSGEEEMVQLLQIALECAAQYPDKRPSMAEVTSRIEDICRSSSQREQDADRLLFNDPDDQGLSAPSSAQFYSVDSGPAPSSA, via the exons ATGAAGGGAGTGCAACTACTGCAGTTGCTGTTTGTTGTGTCAATCTGTTTCGGTGTTTCTAGCGGCGGAGCCTTCGATCTGGCATCGGACAGGGCGGCTCTACTGGCGCTCCGTGGCGCCGTGAAAGGACGCTTGCTCCTCTGGAACCTCACGGACGCGACTCCGTGCAACTGGACCGGCGTCACGTGCCTGGAAGAGCGAGTCACCGAGCTGCGCCTCCCCGGGACTGGCCTAGCGGGCCCACTGCCTCTGGGAATCGGGAACCTGACCCAACTCACCACGCTTTCGCTCCGCACCAACGCGCTCACCGGGCGCATACCCCCCGACTTCGCCAACCTCGCTCTCCTCCAGAACCTGTTTTTGCAGAACAATTCCTTCTCCGGTGAAATCCCGGGGTTCATGTACGATATGAAGAGCCTGATGCGTCTGATTCTCGCTAACAATAATTTTTCCGGGGAGATTTCGCCTCGGATTAACAATCTGACCAAGTTGGGTACTCTGTTTCTAGAGAGTAATAATCTCACTGGGTCGATTCCTGACATTGATATCGGACCTCTGGCTCAGTTCAATGTTTCTTTCAATCGGTTAACTGGGCCGGTGCCGAAACGGCTTTCGGTTCAGCCCACCACCGCTTTTAAAGGCAACTCACTTTGTGGGAAGCCATTGCAGGCCTGCCCTGGGAGTCGGAACAAGTTGTCCGGTGGAGCGATTGCGGGGATTGTGATCGGGTCATTTGTTGGTTTCGCGCTCTTTGTGGTTGTTTTGATCGTTTTGTGTCAGAGGAAGAGTCGTGGGAAATCGGATTCGAAGGATTTGGCGGCGGCGAAGCGCGGTGAGGTCGAGAATCCGAGAGAGAAGTCTCTGGTGGAGAGCGAGAGTACGAGTGCGAGTGCTGAGTATTCGAAAGGGAGTGTGAGGAATGGAGCAAGTAAGAGTTTGGTGTTCTTTGCGAATGTGGGGAAGGAGTTTGATTTGGAGGATTTGTTGAGAGCATCCGCCGAGGTACTCGGGAAGGGGACTTTCGGGACGGCGTATAAAGCCACTTTGGAGTCAGGGATGACTGTGGTGGTGAAGAGGTTGAAGGAAGTGACTGTGTCGGAGAAGGAATTCAGGGAAAGGATCGACGAGATTGGGAGGATGGTTCATGTCAATTTGGTCCCACTAAGGGCGTATTATTACAGCAGGGAGGAGAGACTTCTTGTTTATGATTGCTTGCCCTTGGGAAGCTTGTCTGCTCTTTTGCATG GAAACAGAGGGTCTGGGAGGACTCCATTTAATTGGGAAACCAGGTCTAGCATTGCTCTTGGAGCTGCCCGTGCGATTGCATTCCTACACTCGCATGGCCCAACAATCTCCCATGGCAACATCAAGTCATCAAATATCCTCCTCACCAGATCGTATGAAGCTTGTGTCTCGGACTTCGGTCTTGTGCGTATTGCGCTCCCCACCTATACTCCCAACCGCATTGATGGTTATCGTGCCCCGGAGGTGAGAGATGCTCGCAAAGTATCGCAAAAAGCAGATGTCTACAGCTTCGGTGTGCTGCTTTTGGAGCTGCTTACAGGGAAGCCTCCCACTCATGCTTTGCTAAGCGAGGAAGGTGTAGACCTCCCAAGATGGGTCCAGTCTGTTGTTCGAGAGGAGTGGACTTCTGAGGTCTTTGACATCGAGCTTCTCAGGTACCAGAGTGGTGAGGAGGAAATGGTTCAGCTCCTGCAGATAGCTCTTGAATGTGCTGCTCAGTACCCCGATAAGCGTCCTTCAATGGCAGAGGTGACAAGTCGAATCGAGGATATCTGTCGTTCTAGCTCGCAGCGAGAACAAGACGCTGATCGTCTTTTGTTTAATGATCCTGATGATCAAGGGTTGTCAGCGCCATCTTCAGCGCAGTTTTACTCAGTTGATTCAGGTCCTGCGCCATCTTCAGCATAG
- the LOC133861318 gene encoding 15.7 kDa heat shock protein, peroxisomal, giving the protein MKGAKEQANITITMADGVFGYPFRRLFWSPPIFREWSGSTALMDWLESPTAHIFKINVPGFSKDDIKVQIEDGNILHIKGEGGKEEPHAKDTVWHVAERGTGKGGFSREIELPENVKADQIKAQVENGVLTIIVPKDATQKSSRVRNINITSKL; this is encoded by the exons atGAAGGGAGCTAAAGAGCAGGCTAACATCACAATCACTATGGCTGATGGTGTATTTGGGTACCCTTTTAGGCGCCTCTTCTGGAGCCCTCCGATCTTCCGAGAATGGTCTGGATCAACGGCCCTCATGGACTGGCTCGAATCTCCTACTGCCCACATCTTCAAGATTAACGTCCCAG GTTTCAGCAAAGACGATATAAAGGTACAGATAGAGGATGGTAACATTTTGCACATAAAAGGAGAAGGTGGGAAAGAGGAGCCCCATGCAAAAGATACCGTTTGGCACGTGGCTGAGAGAGGCACCGGAAAAGGAGGATTTTCTCGGGAAATTGAGCTGCCGGAGAATGTAAAGGCGGATCAGATTAAGGCCCAGGTGGAGAATGGCGTTCTGACTATTATTGTCCCAAAAGATGCAACCCAGAAGTCGTCGAGAGTTAGAAACATCAACATCACTAGCAAGCTCTGA
- the LOC133860790 gene encoding plasmodesmata-located protein 7, with the protein MGRSSQFLSVLAFLVSFSSLPIPSLSSSTDSFVFGGCTQERYAQNSPYESNVNSLLTSLVNSATYSSYNNYTIMGSTPQDVVYGLYQCRGDLSMPDCATCVARSVSQIGVLCPQTCGGAVQLEGCYVKYDNATFLGVEDKTVVLKKCGPSIGYDTDAISRRDAVMASLSSAGGPYRVGGSGQIQGMAQCVGDLSLGECQDCVSDAIGRLKSDCGGAVYGDMFLAKCYARYQTGGDHASNGHQYHDQKSSSDGEKTFAIIIGLLAGVALLIIFITFVRKVFEGPGK; encoded by the exons ATGGGAAGAAGCAGCCAGTTCCTGTCAGTCCTCGCCTTCCTtgtctctttctcttctcttcccatTCCTTCACTCTCTTCTTCCACAGACTCCTTCGTCTTTGGAGGCTGCACTCAGGAGAGATATGCACAAAACTCACCCTACGAGTCCAACGTCAACTCGCTCCTAACCTCCCTGGTCAACTCAGCCACCTACTCGTCCTACAACAACTACACCATCATGGGGTCCACCCCACAAGACGTGGTTTACGGACTCTACCAATGCCGGGGCGACCTCTCCATGCCGGACTGCGCCACGTGCGTCGCTCGCTCGGTGAGTCAAATCGGCGTGCTGTGCCCCCAAACATGTGGCGGAGCGGTGCAACTGGAGGGGTGCTACGTCAAGTACGACAACGCCACCTTTCTAGGGGTGGAGGACAAGACTGTGGTGTTGAAGAAATGTGGACCGTCCATTGGGTATGATACGGACGCTATCAGCCGTAGAGATGCGGTGATGGCCTCGTTGTCCAGCGCCGGTGGGCCATATAGAGTGGGTGGATCCGGGCAGATACAAGGTATGGCTCAGTGCGTCGGAGATTTGAGTTTGGGAGAGTGTCAGGATTGTGTGTCAGATGCGATCGGACGGTTGAAAAGCGATTGCGGCGGGGCCGTCTACGGCGATATGTTCTTGGCCAAGTGTTATGCAAGGTATCAAACCGGCGGTGATCACGCCTCCAATGGCCATCAATATCATG ATCAGAAATCTAGTAGTGATGGTGAGAAGACATTCGCAATAATCATTGGATTATTAGCTGGAGTGGCTCTACTCATTATTTTCATAACATTCGTAAGAAAGGTGTTCGAGGGACCTG Gtaaatga